Genomic segment of Pseudomonas sp. DY-1:
ACACCGCGCCGGCAGTAGCGATCGCCGCCATGCAACTGGTCGCCGAGGGCCGTGACGAGCTGATGCTGGTGCTCCCGGCAGACCACGTACTGCGCGACCAGCAAGCCTTCCAGCAAGCCCTGGAACTGGCCACCAGCGCCGCCGAGAAGGGCGAGATGGTGCTCTTCGGCGTACCCGCCGAGCGCCCGGAAACCGGTTACGGCTACATCCGCAGCAAAGCCGACGGCGCCCTGCCGGAAGGCATCAGCCGCGTGGCGCAGTTCGTCGAGAAACCGAACGAAGACAGGGCCCGCGAGTACGTGGCATCCGGCGACTACTTCTGGAACAGCGGTATGTTCCTGTTCCGCGCCAGCCGCTTCCTGGAAGAACTCAAGCAGCACGATGTGGACATCTACGACACCTGCCTGCTGGCCCTGGAGCGCAGCAAGCGCGACGGCGTCGCGGTGAGCATCGACTCGGCCACCTTCGCCTGCTGCCCGGACAACTCCATCGACTACGCGGTAATGGAGAAGACTGCCCGCGCCTGCGTGGTACCGCTCTCCGCCGGCTGGAACGACGTGGGTAGCTGGAGCTCCATCTGGGAAGTGCACGAGAAGGACAAGAACGGCAACGTCACCAAGGGCGACGTGGTAGTTCAGGACAGCCACAACTGCCTGGTGCACGGCAACGGCAAGCTGGTCTCGGTGATCGGCCTGGACGACGTGGTGGTGGTCGAGACCAAGGACGCCATGATGATCGCCCACAAGGACCGCGTGCAGGACGTGAAGAAACTGGTCAACAAGCTGGACGCCGACGGCCGCAGCGAAACCCAGAACCATTGCGCCGTGTACCGCCCCTGGGGCTCGTACGACTCGGTGGACATGGGCGGCCGCTTCCAGGTCAAGCACATCACCGTGAAGCCCGGTGCACAGCTTTCGCTGCAGATGCACCACCACCGCGCCGAGCACTGGATCGTGGTTTCCGGCACCGCCCAGGTGACCTGCGACGACAAGGTGTTCCTGCTGACCGAAAACCAGTCCACCTACATCCCGATCGCCTCGGTCCACCGCCTGGCCAACCCCGGCAAGATCCCGCTGGAGATCATCGAGGTGCAGTCCGGCAGCTACCTGGGTGAAGACGACATCGAGCGTCTGGATGACGTCTACGGTCGCGCCCCGCAGTCCGCTACCGTACACAGCATCGCCCGCTGACCTGTAAGAGCCGGCTTGCTGGCGAAGGGGCAACCTTTCGCGAGCAAGCTCGCTCCTACATCGCCCTCGGCGGCCGTGGGCGCTCTTGCTAGCATGGAAGGCCTCACGGAGGTCTTTCCATGCTCATTGGCGCTGTTCTCTTCCTGACCTGGCTGGTCCTGCTGCTGCGCTACCCGGCCAAGGCCCTGCCG
This window contains:
- a CDS encoding mannose-1-phosphate guanylyltransferase/mannose-6-phosphate isomerase produces the protein MIPVILSGGSGSRLWPLSRKQYPKQFLALAGDQTLFQQTLQRLSFEGMQPAVLVANQDHRFIVQEQLDAIGLQPQAMLLEPFGRNTAPAVAIAAMQLVAEGRDELMLVLPADHVLRDQQAFQQALELATSAAEKGEMVLFGVPAERPETGYGYIRSKADGALPEGISRVAQFVEKPNEDRAREYVASGDYFWNSGMFLFRASRFLEELKQHDVDIYDTCLLALERSKRDGVAVSIDSATFACCPDNSIDYAVMEKTARACVVPLSAGWNDVGSWSSIWEVHEKDKNGNVTKGDVVVQDSHNCLVHGNGKLVSVIGLDDVVVVETKDAMMIAHKDRVQDVKKLVNKLDADGRSETQNHCAVYRPWGSYDSVDMGGRFQVKHITVKPGAQLSLQMHHHRAEHWIVVSGTAQVTCDDKVFLLTENQSTYIPIASVHRLANPGKIPLEIIEVQSGSYLGEDDIERLDDVYGRAPQSATVHSIAR